AAAGCGGAAGAGCTCCTTGGCCTCGAGGACCTCCAGGCCCTTGTTGAAGAGGGTGGCGGAGTCTATCGTCACCTTAGGGCCCATGCGCCAGCGGGGGTGGTTTAGGGCCATTTCCGGGGTGACCTGGGAGAGGTCTTGCGGCTCCCTTAGGAAAGGTCCGCCGCTGGCCGTCAGAATGAGCTCGGCCACGTCCTCCCGCCTCTCCCCTAAAAGGGCCTGGAAGAGGGCCGAGTGCTCCGAGTCCACGGGGAGGATCTCGGCCCCATGGGCCTCCACCTCCTGCCAGAGGAGGGGCCCGGCGGCCACCATGGCCTCCTTGTTGGCCAGGGCGATGCGCTTGCCCGTCTGGGCCGCCACCCGGGTGGGGGAAAGCCCCGCAAGCCCGGGGATGGCGGCTACCGCTACCTCGGCCTCCAAGGCGGCCACTTCCTCGGGGGAGGCCAGCTTAAGCCAGGGGAAACGGGACTTGAGCTCCCCGTGAAGGCTTTTGTCCGCCGCCACCAGGGAAGGCCGCCACTCAGCGATCTGCTGGGAAAGCGTCTCCAGGTTCTTCCCGGCGGCCAGGCCCACCACCCGGTAGCCCTGCCAGCGGCAGACCTCGAGGGCCTGCCGCCCGATGGAGCCTGTGGAGCCCAAAACGATGACCCGTTTCATGTGAAGAGCACCACCAGAAAGTAGGTGAGGGGGAAGGTAAAGAGGAGGCTGTCAATCCGATCCAAAAGCCCCCCATGCCCCGGCAGGAAGCGCCCCGAGTCCTTGACCCCGCAGTAGCGCTTCAGCATGGACTCCACCAGGTCCCCAAGCTGGGCCGCCAGGGAGAGGAGGAGGCTGAAAAGCCAAAGCTCCAAAAGCCCGAAGGGAAATACCTCCCGCACCAGGCTCGTGTAGAGGACCAGGGCCAAAAAGCTCACGGCGATGCCCCCCAAGGAGCCCTCCACCGTTTTCCCGGGGGAGATCTCCGGGGCCAGCTTCTGCTGGCCCAACGTTCGGCCCACGAAGTAGGCCCCGATGTCGGTGGCAAAGCTGGCCACCAAGGGGAGGGAGAGGGTCCAAAGGCCCAGGGTACTGTCTGGGAGCTCACGCAACAGGGGGACGTATCCCAGGGTCCAGGGCAGGTACAAGAAGGCGAATAGGGTAAAGGCAAAGCGGGTGAGGTCTGCGCCCTTTAGGAGCTCATAGCTGAAACTGCCCAAGAGGAAAAGCCCCAGGGCCACCTCCCGCCAGGGCACCTGGGGGAAGTGCCAGTAGACTGGGGGCAAGGAGAAAAGGAAGAGGAGCACCCCTCCGCCCAGCAAAAAGGGCAGGTTCAGACCTATGCCCCGTTTGGCCAGCATGTCCCGTAGCTCCAGACTCCCCAGCCAAAGGACGAAAACCAGGGTGGGGAGGATTAAGGGCAAGCCGGCCCACAGCACCCATAGGAGGATAAGGGCCCCTACCAGGGCGGAAAGGACGCGGGTGGGAAGATCCTCCTTCCCCTCCATCACCCCTCCTTCCCTAGGGGCCCGGGGGCGAGGGGGCGATGACCTTTGGGCAAACCGGCCACAGCAGACCAAAGATGGGACCCAGGGGCTCTTAGCCCAGGATCTCCTCTTCCTTCTTCTCCAAAAGCTCGTCCACCTTGGCGATAAACTCGTCGGTGATCTTTTGGATTTCGGTTTCTGCTCGCTTGGTGTCGTCCTCGGAAAGGTGGAGTTCCTTGGAAAGTTTCTTGAGTTTTTCCAAGGCCTCGCGCCGGAGGTTACGGATGGCGATCCGGCCCTCCTCGGCGTAGTGGCGGGCGGTCTTCACCAGCTCCTTGCGCCTTTCCTCGGTGAGGGGAGGGATGTTGATGTACAGGGCATCCCCCTTGTTGGCGG
The window above is part of the Thermus albus genome. Proteins encoded here:
- the dxr gene encoding 1-deoxy-D-xylulose-5-phosphate reductoisomerase, which produces MKRVIVLGSTGSIGRQALEVCRWQGYRVVGLAAGKNLETLSQQIAEWRPSLVAADKSLHGELKSRFPWLKLASPEEVAALEAEVAVAAIPGLAGLSPTRVAAQTGKRIALANKEAMVAAGPLLWQEVEAHGAEILPVDSEHSALFQALLGERREDVAELILTASGGPFLREPQDLSQVTPEMALNHPRWRMGPKVTIDSATLFNKGLEVLEAKELFRFPLEGIKVLVHPQAYVHGLVRFVDGSLKAQLGPTDMRLPIQYALTYPERAETPLRNLPLPGELEFLEPDLNRFPALKVAYEAGRRGGVAQVAVSAADEVAVEAFLAGRIPFPHIPKILAQVLENTPSLPLTWENLFAVDAWAREEAKRWT
- a CDS encoding phosphatidate cytidylyltransferase; amino-acid sequence: MEGKEDLPTRVLSALVGALILLWVLWAGLPLILPTLVFVLWLGSLELRDMLAKRGIGLNLPFLLGGGVLLFLFSLPPVYWHFPQVPWREVALGLFLLGSFSYELLKGADLTRFAFTLFAFLYLPWTLGYVPLLRELPDSTLGLWTLSLPLVASFATDIGAYFVGRTLGQQKLAPEISPGKTVEGSLGGIAVSFLALVLYTSLVREVFPFGLLELWLFSLLLSLAAQLGDLVESMLKRYCGVKDSGRFLPGHGGLLDRIDSLLFTFPLTYFLVVLFT
- the frr gene encoding ribosome recycling factor; protein product: MSLKELYAETRAHMQKSLEALEHNLAGLRTGRANPALLLHLKVEYYGTHVPLNQIATVTAPDAKTLVVQSWDQNALKAIEKAIRDSDLGLNPANKGDALYINIPPLTEERRKELVKTARHYAEEGRIAIRNLRREALEKLKKLSKELHLSEDDTKRAETEIQKITDEFIAKVDELLEKKEEEILG